The Oscillospiraceae bacterium genome contains a region encoding:
- the clpB gene encoding chaperone protein ClpB, translating to MNTNKFTQKTLEALQSAQSLAIEYQNQALEPEHLLAAIASQEGGLIPQLLQKLGAEPGSFAAAAAQKVAALPHVTGSGREPDKIYISQATDKVLAAAEKSAAAMKDEYVSVEHVFLGLIEQPNAAVSEVLRSFGVQKNAFLEQLATVRGSQRVTSDHPEDTYDVLKKYGQDLVELARQQKLDPVIGRDQEIRNVVRILSRKRKNNPCLIGEAGVGKTAIAEGLAQRIVRGDVPENLKDRTIFSLDMGALVAGAKYRGEFEERLKSVLQEVKKSEGQIILFIDELHTIVGAGKTDGAMDAGNLLKPLLARGELHCIGATTLDEYRQYIEKDPALERRFQPVLVDQPTVEDTISILRGLKERYEVFHGVKIQDSALIAAATLSDRYISDRFLPDKAIDLVDEACAMIRTEMDSMPAELDDLRRKIMQHEIEEAALKKETDPLSAQRLSAIQKELAEMREQYNAMKARWDNEKSSIGSLQSIREQIEQTNAAIEKAEREYDLNKAAELKYGRLPELQKQLAEQEHKAETSGSAQDNLLRDRVTDEEIARIVARWTGIPVEKLVEGEREKLLGLEGILHQRVIGQQEAVQKVCEAILRSRAGIANPGRPIGSFLFLGPTGVGKTELAKALAQALFDSEKNMIRIDMTEYMEKFSVSRLIGAPPGYVGYEEGGQLTEAVRRHPYSVVLFDEVEKAHPDVFNILLQVLDDGRITDSQGRQVDFKNTIIILTSNLGSQYILEGIGPGGQISAEARQAVEGLLKTQFRPEFLNRLDEIVFYKPLTKAEIGGIVDLQLADLRARLAQKQLNLAVTDAAKAFIIDEGYDPVYGARPLKRFIQSRVETLIAREIIGGQHLPGDTLTVDLVGGQLALA from the coding sequence ATGAATACCAACAAATTCACCCAAAAAACCCTGGAGGCTTTGCAGAGCGCCCAAAGCCTTGCCATTGAATACCAAAACCAGGCGCTGGAGCCCGAGCACCTGCTGGCCGCGATTGCCAGCCAGGAAGGCGGGCTCATCCCGCAGCTGCTGCAAAAGCTGGGGGCCGAGCCGGGCAGCTTTGCCGCGGCAGCCGCACAAAAGGTGGCGGCCCTGCCCCATGTGACCGGTTCCGGCCGCGAGCCGGATAAGATCTACATCTCCCAGGCCACCGACAAGGTCCTTGCGGCCGCCGAAAAAAGCGCCGCCGCCATGAAGGACGAGTATGTGAGCGTGGAACACGTATTTCTCGGCCTCATCGAACAGCCGAATGCCGCGGTGAGCGAGGTGCTGCGCAGCTTCGGCGTCCAAAAGAACGCGTTCCTGGAGCAGCTCGCCACCGTGCGGGGCAGCCAGCGGGTCACCAGCGACCACCCCGAAGACACCTACGACGTATTGAAAAAGTACGGCCAGGACCTGGTGGAGCTGGCGCGCCAGCAAAAGCTGGACCCGGTGATCGGCCGCGACCAGGAGATCCGCAACGTCGTGCGCATCCTGTCCCGCAAGCGCAAAAACAACCCCTGCCTGATCGGCGAGGCCGGCGTGGGCAAAACAGCCATCGCCGAGGGGCTTGCACAGCGCATCGTGCGGGGCGACGTACCCGAAAACCTGAAGGACCGCACCATCTTCAGCCTGGATATGGGCGCCCTGGTGGCGGGCGCCAAATACCGGGGCGAATTTGAGGAACGGCTCAAAAGCGTGCTGCAGGAGGTCAAAAAAAGCGAGGGCCAGATCATCCTGTTCATCGACGAGCTGCACACCATTGTGGGCGCCGGCAAGACCGACGGCGCCATGGACGCAGGCAACCTGTTGAAGCCCCTTCTGGCCCGGGGCGAGCTGCATTGCATCGGCGCCACCACCCTGGACGAATACCGCCAGTACATCGAGAAGGACCCCGCGCTGGAGCGCCGGTTCCAGCCGGTGCTGGTGGACCAGCCCACCGTAGAGGACACCATCTCCATCCTGCGGGGGCTCAAGGAGCGCTACGAGGTGTTCCATGGTGTCAAGATTCAGGACAGCGCCCTGATCGCCGCGGCCACCCTGTCCGACCGGTATATCTCCGACCGCTTTTTGCCCGACAAAGCCATCGACCTGGTGGACGAGGCCTGCGCCATGATCCGCACCGAGATGGACTCCATGCCCGCCGAGCTGGACGATCTGCGCCGCAAGATCATGCAGCACGAGATCGAGGAGGCCGCCCTGAAAAAGGAGACCGACCCCCTGAGCGCCCAGCGCCTCTCGGCCATTCAAAAAGAACTGGCCGAAATGCGCGAGCAGTACAACGCCATGAAAGCCCGGTGGGACAACGAGAAGAGCAGCATCGGCAGCCTGCAGTCCATCCGGGAGCAGATCGAGCAGACCAACGCCGCCATTGAAAAGGCCGAGCGGGAATACGACCTCAACAAGGCTGCCGAGCTGAAATACGGCCGCCTGCCCGAGCTGCAAAAGCAGCTGGCCGAGCAGGAGCACAAGGCCGAAACCTCCGGTTCCGCGCAGGATAACCTTCTGCGCGACCGGGTCACCGACGAGGAGATCGCCCGCATTGTGGCCCGCTGGACCGGCATCCCTGTGGAAAAGCTGGTGGAGGGCGAGCGCGAAAAGCTGCTGGGTCTCGAGGGCATCCTGCACCAGCGGGTCATCGGGCAGCAGGAGGCCGTGCAGAAGGTGTGCGAGGCCATCCTGCGCAGCCGGGCGGGCATTGCGAACCCCGGGCGGCCCATCGGCAGCTTTTTGTTCCTGGGCCCCACGGGCGTGGGCAAAACCGAGCTGGCAAAGGCGCTGGCCCAGGCCCTGTTCGACAGCGAAAAGAACATGATCCGCATCGACATGACCGAATATATGGAAAAATTCAGCGTCAGCCGGCTCATCGGCGCGCCCCCGGGCTACGTGGGCTACGAGGAAGGCGGCCAGCTCACCGAGGCGGTGCGCCGCCACCCCTACAGCGTAGTCCTGTTCGACGAGGTGGAAAAGGCCCATCCGGATGTGTTCAACATCCTTTTGCAGGTGCTGGACGACGGCCGCATCACCGACAGCCAGGGCCGCCAGGTGGATTTCAAAAACACCATCATCATCCTCACCTCCAACCTGGGCAGCCAGTATATCCTGGAGGGCATCGGCCCGGGCGGCCAGATCAGCGCCGAAGCCCGCCAGGCGGTGGAGGGCCTGCTCAAAACCCAGTTCCGGCCGGAATTTTTAAACCGGCTGGACGAGATCGTATTCTACAAGCCCCTCACCAAGGCCGAGATCGGCGGCATTGTGGACCTGCAGCTGGCCGACCTGCGCGCCCGCCTGGCCCAAAAGCAGCTGAACCTGGCCGTCACCGACGCCGCCAAGGCCTTTATCATCGACGAAGGCTACGACCCCGTCTACGGCGCCCGGCCGCTCAAGCGCTTTATCCAAAGCCGGGTCGAAACCCTGATCGCCCGCGAGATCATCGGCGGGCAGCACCTGCCGGGCGACACCCTCACGGTGGACCTGGTGGGCGGCCAGCTGGCGCTGGCCTGA
- a CDS encoding O-acetylhomoserine (thiol)-lyase, protein MDLHINSICVQGGYTPGNGEPRQIPIVQSTTFKYATSEDMGKLFDLEASGYFYSRLQNPTCDSVAAKICALEGGTAAMLTSSGQAASFYSVFNIASCGDHVVSSSTIYGGTYNLFAVTMKRMGIEFTFVSPDCTEEELAAAFRPNTKAVFGETIANPALTVLDIEKFARAAHAHGVPLIIDNTFATPVNCRPFEWGADIVTHSTTKYMDGHGAAVGGCIVDSGRFDWTKYPEKFPGLCTPDDSYHGVTYTERFGLAGAYITKATAQLMRDFGSVQSPQDAFLLNLGLESLHVRMKRHCENGQAVAEFLQSHPKVAWVNYCGLPGNKYYELAQKYLPGGSCGVVSFGVKGGRANAETFMKHLKLAAIETHVADARTCCLHPASATHRQMNDAELEAAGVSPDLVRFSCGLEDSRDLIADIAQALEQV, encoded by the coding sequence ATGGATCTACATATCAACAGCATCTGCGTGCAGGGAGGGTATACGCCTGGCAACGGCGAGCCGAGGCAGATCCCCATTGTGCAGAGCACGACCTTTAAATACGCCACCAGCGAGGATATGGGCAAGCTGTTCGACCTGGAGGCCAGCGGCTACTTTTACAGCCGGCTGCAAAACCCCACCTGCGATTCCGTGGCCGCCAAGATCTGCGCGCTGGAGGGCGGCACCGCCGCCATGCTGACCAGTTCCGGCCAGGCGGCCAGCTTTTATTCGGTCTTCAACATCGCCTCCTGCGGCGACCATGTGGTGAGCAGCAGCACCATTTACGGCGGCACCTACAACCTGTTCGCCGTGACCATGAAGCGCATGGGCATTGAGTTCACCTTTGTTTCGCCCGACTGCACCGAGGAGGAGCTGGCGGCCGCGTTCCGCCCGAACACCAAGGCCGTGTTCGGCGAGACCATTGCAAACCCTGCCCTCACCGTGCTGGACATTGAAAAGTTTGCAAGGGCGGCCCACGCCCACGGCGTGCCCCTGATTATCGACAACACCTTCGCCACCCCGGTGAACTGCCGGCCCTTCGAGTGGGGGGCGGACATCGTGACCCACTCCACCACCAAATATATGGACGGCCACGGCGCGGCGGTGGGCGGCTGCATTGTGGACTCCGGCCGGTTCGACTGGACCAAATATCCCGAAAAGTTCCCGGGCCTTTGCACCCCGGACGACAGTTACCACGGCGTGACCTACACCGAGCGCTTTGGCCTGGCGGGCGCCTATATCACCAAGGCCACCGCCCAGCTGATGCGGGATTTCGGCAGCGTGCAGAGCCCGCAGGACGCATTTTTGCTGAACCTGGGGCTGGAAAGCCTGCATGTGCGCATGAAGCGCCACTGCGAGAACGGCCAGGCCGTGGCCGAATTTTTGCAGAGCCACCCCAAGGTGGCCTGGGTGAACTACTGCGGGCTGCCCGGCAACAAGTACTACGAGCTGGCCCAAAAATACCTGCCCGGCGGCAGCTGCGGCGTGGTGAGCTTTGGCGTGAAGGGCGGCCGCGCCAATGCCGAGACCTTTATGAAGCACCTGAAGCTGGCCGCCATTGAGACCCATGTGGCCGACGCCCGCACCTGCTGTTTGCACCCCGCCAGCGCCACCCACCGGCAGATGAACGACGCCGAGCTGGAGGCCGCGGGCGTGAGCCCCGACCTGGTGCGCTTTTCCTGCGGGCTGGAGGACAGCCGGGATTTGATCGCGGATATCGCCCAGGCGCTGGAACAGGTATAA
- a CDS encoding homoserine O-succinyltransferase has protein sequence MPLILPKTLPAYAELGRENVFVMHKRRAETQQIRPLRILALNLMPTKIATETQLARLLANSPLQVQLTLLHTASHEATHVPGGHMEAFYKTFDEVCGQRFDGMIITGAPVEQLPFEAVDYWPELCRILEFSKTNVFSTLHVCWGAQAALYHHFGIEKELLPQKMFGVFQHRVLRPANPLVRGFDEVFWAPHSRHTGVRRDQVDACGALRVLAESEEAGIYLMSTESGRQIFVTGHPEYEKFTLDAEYRRDAAKGLPIGPPKNYYPQDDPAREPLYRWRAHAFLLYTNWLNYYVYQNTPYDLRRLQGLEED, from the coding sequence ATGCCCTTGATCCTGCCGAAGACCCTGCCCGCCTATGCCGAGCTGGGCAGGGAAAACGTGTTTGTGATGCACAAGCGCCGGGCCGAGACCCAGCAGATCCGGCCGCTGCGCATTCTGGCGCTCAACCTGATGCCCACCAAGATTGCCACCGAGACCCAGCTGGCCCGCCTGTTGGCCAACAGCCCGCTGCAGGTGCAGCTGACCCTGCTGCACACCGCCAGCCACGAGGCGACCCACGTGCCCGGCGGGCACATGGAGGCCTTTTACAAGACCTTTGACGAGGTGTGCGGCCAGCGGTTCGACGGCATGATCATCACCGGCGCGCCGGTGGAGCAACTGCCCTTTGAGGCGGTGGATTACTGGCCCGAGCTGTGCCGCATCCTGGAATTTTCCAAGACCAACGTGTTTTCCACCCTGCACGTGTGCTGGGGGGCCCAGGCCGCGCTGTACCACCATTTCGGCATTGAAAAGGAGCTGCTGCCCCAAAAGATGTTCGGCGTGTTCCAGCACCGGGTGCTGCGGCCGGCAAATCCCCTGGTGCGGGGCTTCGACGAGGTGTTCTGGGCGCCCCACTCCCGCCACACCGGCGTGCGCCGGGACCAGGTGGACGCCTGCGGCGCGCTGCGGGTGCTGGCCGAGAGCGAGGAAGCGGGAATCTACCTGATGAGCACCGAGAGCGGCCGCCAGATCTTTGTGACCGGCCACCCGGAATATGAAAAGTTCACCCTGGACGCCGAATACCGGCGGGATGCGGCAAAAGGGCTGCCCATTGGGCCGCCGAAAAATTATTACCCGCAGGACGACCCGGCCCGCGAGCCGCTTTACCGCTGGCGGGCCCATGCCTTTTTGCTGTATACCAACTGGCTGAATTATTACGTTTACCAGAACACCCCGTACGATCTGCGCCGCTTGCAGGGCCTGGAAGAGGACTAG
- a CDS encoding malate dehydrogenase: MGMDYNKAALELHAAHKGKLEVKSKVPVKCRDDLSTAYTPGVAEPCRRIHQSESAVYDYTAKGNLVAVVTNGTAVLGLGDIGPKAALPVMEGKAILFKEFGGVDAFPICLDTKDPAEVIRAVELIAPGFGGINLEDIRSPECFEIERVLEERLDIPVFHDDQHGTAIVVTAALLNALRLVGKQLDQVKIVLNGPGAAGTAIVHMLAAAGAADVTAVDEHGILYPGRPAGLAGHKAALAAQTNPRRLTGGLAEAVRGADVFIGVSVPGALKPEMAAAMAGDAVVFAMANPTPEILPDEARAAGVRVVGTGRSDFANQINNVLAFPGVFKGALSVRAHSINSAMKVAAARAIAGLVSAEELREDYIIPGAFDPRVADAVAAAVAAAARESGVARL, translated from the coding sequence ATGGGAATGGATTATAACAAGGCGGCGCTGGAACTGCATGCCGCGCACAAGGGCAAGCTGGAGGTGAAAAGCAAGGTGCCGGTAAAATGCCGGGACGACCTTTCCACCGCGTATACGCCGGGCGTGGCGGAACCCTGCCGGCGCATCCACCAAAGCGAGAGCGCTGTGTACGATTACACCGCCAAGGGCAATCTGGTGGCCGTGGTGACCAACGGCACGGCGGTGCTGGGGCTGGGCGACATCGGGCCCAAGGCGGCCCTGCCGGTGATGGAGGGCAAGGCAATCCTGTTCAAAGAGTTTGGCGGGGTGGACGCTTTCCCCATCTGCCTGGACACCAAGGACCCGGCTGAGGTGATCCGGGCAGTGGAACTGATTGCCCCGGGCTTCGGCGGGATAAATTTGGAGGACATCCGCAGCCCGGAATGCTTTGAGATCGAGCGGGTGTTGGAGGAACGGTTGGACATCCCCGTATTCCACGACGACCAGCACGGCACCGCCATTGTGGTGACGGCGGCGCTGCTGAACGCGCTGCGGCTGGTGGGAAAACAGCTGGACCAGGTGAAGATCGTGCTGAACGGCCCCGGGGCGGCGGGTACGGCTATCGTTCACATGCTGGCTGCCGCGGGCGCGGCGGATGTGACCGCGGTGGACGAGCACGGCATTTTGTACCCCGGCCGGCCGGCGGGCCTTGCGGGGCACAAGGCGGCCCTTGCCGCCCAAACCAACCCCCGGCGCCTCACCGGCGGCCTGGCCGAGGCGGTGCGGGGCGCGGATGTATTCATCGGCGTTTCGGTGCCGGGGGCATTGAAGCCGGAAATGGCGGCGGCCATGGCGGGGGACGCGGTGGTGTTCGCCATGGCCAACCCCACCCCGGAAATTCTGCCGGATGAGGCCAGGGCCGCGGGTGTGCGGGTGGTGGGCACCGGCCGCAGCGACTTTGCAAACCAGATCAACAATGTGCTGGCGTTCCCCGGGGTGTTCAAGGGCGCGCTCTCGGTGCGCGCGCACAGCATCAACAGCGCCATGAAGGTGGCCGCGGCCAGGGCCATTGCGGGGCTGGTGAGCGCGGAGGAGCTGCGGGAGGATTACATCATTCCCGGGGCCTTTGACCCCCGCGTGGCGGATGCGGTGGCTGCCGCAGTGGCCGCTGCCGCGCGCGAGAGCGGGGTGGCCCGGCTGTGA